The Arachis hypogaea cultivar Tifrunner chromosome 14, arahy.Tifrunner.gnm2.J5K5, whole genome shotgun sequence genome has a segment encoding these proteins:
- the LOC112742650 gene encoding acyltransferase GLAUCE-like gives MELIEKVVVYPEQSTLKKRIFLSNIDLCLVVYQDTVFFFDPPTSEMSFSEIFNKLCNAFGKLLVHYDFMAGRLVQSLEDSHRFEIDCNDAGIVVIAARTDRKLSEFGDIFAPNQDLEELAMFLQGKQEEEIDLKEKPLLSVQLTQFACGSLALTAHYNHCTLDGLAVRDFGANLAALTRGDSLIVVPFTDRTLLRARNPPRISYPHFEYGKATNIENLFSVRGTSGGINVRQNVTQNQIQILYLSPQQIASFKMKAIKDCNLKNVTTFHVVAGKIWKARTIAIKMSDDQVSTMLFPVDIRKRVSPELPYGFAGKDEIHMRIFLTKKCNALVPGFARATVKELTELEDAYHIIKVQEGIERLDDEYIKSSIDWLELNKGVPRREDSFSLVSGLRLGIGDQHFAWGKLKCSTPLTVKPGLVMLLPAAPGDGGLNVCLDLLEDQMYIFRRIMLEF, from the exons ATGGAATTGATAGAGAAAGTAGTTGTTTATCCCGAGCAATCCACTCTTAAAAAGCGAATTTTCTTGTCCAATATCGACTTATGTCTTGTTGTTTACCAGGACactgtcttcttctttgatcctCCAACTAGCGAAATGAGTTTTTCTGAAATTTTCAACAAATTATGCAATGCATTTGGTAAATTGCTTGTGCATTATGACTTTATGGCTGGCCGACTTGTGCAAAGTTTGGAGGACAGTCATCGGTTTGAAATAGACTGTAATGATGCTGGTATTGTGGTTATTGCTGCAAGAACTGATAGAAAGTTGAGTGAATTTGGTGATATTTTTGCACCTAATCAAGATTTAGAGGAATTGGCTATGTTCCTCCAAGGAAAACAGGAAGAAGAAATCGACTTGAAAGAGAAACCCCTTTTATCGGTACAG TTGACGCAATTTGCTTGCGGGAGTTTGGCATTAACTGCTCACTACAATCACTGCACACTAGACGGTTTAGCAGTAAGAGATTTCGGGGCAAACTTGGCTGCATTAACACGTGGTGATTCCCTAATCGTAGTTCCTTTTACAGATAGGACATTGCTAAGAGCAAGAAACCCACCAAGGATTAGTTACCCACATTTTGAGTATGGAAAAGCTACAAACATTGAAAACTTGTTTAGTGTTCGTGGAACAAGTGGTGGCATTAATGTAAGACAAAATGTGACACAAAACCAAATCCAGATTCTTTATTTGTCTCCACAGCAAATTGCCAGCTTTAAAATGAAAGCTATTAAGGATTGTAACTTAAAGAATGTGACTACTTTTCATGTTGTTGCCGGTAAAATATGGAAGGCGAGAACTATTGCGATAAAGATGTCAGATGATCAAGTGTCGACAATGTTGTTTCCTGTGGATATTAGGAAAAGAGTTTCTCCAGAACTTCCATACGGCTTTGCAGGCAAGGATGAAATACATATgagaatatttttaacaaaaaaat GCAATGCTTTGGTTCCTGGATTTGCAAGAGCAACTGTGAAGGAGCTCACAGAATTAGAGGATGCTTATCATATCATAAAAGTACAAGAAGGAATTGAAAGGTTGGATGACGAGTATATTAAGTCAAGCATAGATTGGTTAGAATTGAACAAAGGAGTGCCTCGTAGGGAAGATAGTTTCTCATTGGTTTCAGGGTTGAGATTGGGGATTGGGGACCAACATTTTGCATGGGGTAAACTAAAATGTTCAACACCACTTACTGTTAAGCCAGGTCTAGTCATGCTATTACCAGCAGCACCAGGTGATGGAGGTCTTAATGTCTGTCTGGATTTACTAGAAGATCAAATGTACATATTTCGTAGGATAATGCTGGAATTCTAA